The DNA sequence TGATGTGATCGACGGTTCCCGGATTGCGATGACCATCATGATGGGCATAACAGACGGTGCAGTCACCCTTGAGTGCCGGCACATACTTTTCGGGGCTCGCCTCGAATTCCTGTTTCACTTTTTCAGATGGAAAAAGATAAGTCTGGCCATCGAAGACCACCTTGAATTCCGGTTTCCCTTTGACAATTTTCTTTCCATTCACCAGACAGACGGCACAGTTTCCATCTAATGCAACGGGAGCTTCTTTGGCTTCCACGGCATGGCTGAGCATGACAGTTGATGCCAGAAATGCTGCCGTTAAAAATACGCGGACCAGATTCATTCGTTTCTCCTGAAAAATAACTCGAACAGACGTTTTTAGGTTGGGCCATGGTTCGAACCAGGGGGCGGCTGTGTCAGTCGGTCCCCTCGTGGCATGTTTTGAATCACAACAGGTGAATCACAGCCTCAGTATTACAGGCGGTCCGGGTTCAATCTGTGGTGTATCTCACACTCTGAATAATTTTCTATTCTCGAAAAGAAATGTGGTTACGATCTGTTAGTGCTCAACGCTGGGAATAAAAAACGGTCTTGCATCAAATGGCCAAGTATTGATAATCCCTGTCTCTCTCCCATCTACAGAGCATTTCAGCGAACTCTCAAGTCCTCTCCAGTTATTCAGTTATCAAAACCAGGTGCCTTATGTGGTGCACAAGTTGCCAGTCAGATGTGGCTGCCGAAGTCTCTTCCGATTCCACGCGGATCCATTGCGCGATCTGTGGAAATGACATGGGAAGTACGGCTGCAGCTCGAATCAGTGATAAAACCAAAGAAGCCCGCGAACTGCTGGCGCGCTGGTCGAATCGCGATATTCTGGACCCCTACGGGCCTCTGACAAAAGCCGAATCACGCGTGCAGGCAGCTTCTTCGTTATTTGCTTCCACAGAACAGAAGCCGCCCGAAAATTCGAAACCGCCAGTAGCAGAACCACCGCAGGTGAAGGAAGTCCCCGTTGCGGCTCCGAAGAGTGAACCCGCTTTCGCACAGGATGACTCTAGCAGCTGGACAGACGAAACTTCAGAAACGGAAGCGTACAACACAGAAGAAGTCGAAGAAGAATACGAGCCAGTAACACCGCGCCTGCATTCCGATTTCCGTGATATCCAGAGCCTGATCGAAGAAGAAGATCAAAAGCCGAACTGGCTGGGACTGGTCGGTCAGCTGATGGCCTATGGTGGGGTGGCAGTCTTGACGATTGGAACGACACTCGTGCTCTGGGGATACTATGGTGGACCAGCCAATTATGCCTCTAACGGCTGGTTGATCAGTACTGCCGGACAGATGCTGCTCTTTCTGGGAGTCATAACGCTCGTCTCTGCAGGCATGGAACAGACCTCGAATTCCGTCACCCGGCGGATCGATCGCCTGGGGCAGCGAATCTTTCTGTTTGAACAGGCCATGCTTGATCAGCAGCAGGAAGCAGAACGCAAAAAACGAACCGCAGCTTCTCGCTCTGCATCAGAAAGATCAGCAGAACTGCGAAAGTCCGCCTGAGACGATTGCTGGCAGTTCCGTGGTGAGAACTTACTCAGTGAATCCCCGGGATTCGAGTTGTAGCAGGTGCGCTTTCAGTGAAGTTCCCTGTGGTGCAGAGAAGCCTCCCAGTTTTCCTCCCGCAGCAACAACTCTGTGACAGGGGATCAGCACCGGAATTCGATTCCCGGCCATCACCGTTCCTACCGCGCGAGCGGCCCGTGGCGAGCCTGCTTTGCTGGCCAGCTCTCCATAAGTGATTAACTCTCCGTAGCCGACCTGCTGCAGAGCCTGGACGACTCGGGCCTGGAAGGCCGTCAGTTGAGGCAGGTTCAGGACGATGTCCTGAAAATCAACCCGGGCTCCCTGAAAATAATCCTGCAGTCGCTCCCGTAGCTCTGGAAACCAGTCGGCTTCTTCGATTTGTTCCTCTTTGAGCTCAGGATTATGCTCGCAGAATTTTTGCAGTGATTCCTGTGCATCAGCGCGGGAATGGTGTCCCATCCAGAGTCGGGTTACCGTATTATCCCTCCCCAACAGTCCACACCAGCCTGTTTCGGTGGTAAACAGGGAGCATTTCAGCAGAGATGACTGACCAACACTGGTTTTCTGTTCGCTACTGCGAACTCCCTGCGGATCAGCAACTGTTCTTTGACCCATCTGAAAACCTCCGGTAGAATAGGCTGACTATTGCGCTTCTGAATCTCGGACCCTGACCGGGTCGTGCTGCTAATATACAAGATGATAGAACGATTATGCACCCTTACAGTATGCTGTCCGACGATTATTTCGTGAACCTGAATTTATGCACGGAAATGACGCTGCCTTCCTCGCGGGATACGGTACTGAATTTTTTTGAGCGGGTGCAGAAATCGTTTCCCTCGATGCGCAATTTTTATAACCGGGGCGAAAACGGCTTCATTCTGGAAGAAGATAAGGAAGAGGTCGGTCAGCAGCGGTGGATGTCCCTGGAAACGCAACGGGTCTGCAGTGGCTATTTCAATCCCAATGACCCGGATGACTGCCTCACTCAACATCAGCTTATGCTGGAGCTTGTGCCCTATATGCTGTCAGTCAGTCCGCTCGACTGTGAGGCACTCGACTATATTGTCGGCTTTGATTTTTCTTATCGGGGAAATCACGACGCGCTGGTCGCGGAGGCGTTGGGAGCAAATCAGGCCGTGGACAGCCTGTTACAGATTCCCGGTTCCCGGGCATTGAATTATGAACCTTCGATTACCCTCAGCCTGGATGACTCCTGTCGCTGCCAGGCACGCCTGATGATCGAAACCCGAACGAACGCCTATCAGGTCCGCCGTGACGATTTTCCTGACGAGCAGATTTCGGTGTTCTTTACCCTCAGGCAGTACGGCAGTCTGTCGGCAGACACCCGTCTCGAAGACACCATGTATGATCTGAAAGCAAAATCAGATCAGTTGATGAAAGACTATGTGATCGACCAGGTTCTGCGTCCGCTGGCACAGGCGATCTCAACGAAATAACGCGAGTGAAATAAAGTCAGTTTCAGAGAATGGGGGCCGAACCAGTTTCAAAAAACGGGCGACCCCTTTAAAGTAATCAGCATTGAGAACACTTCCGGAATAACTTCAACTTCAAAGGGGATTCTTTCGTGGCTTTACAATTAAGTGATTTTGCTCAGTCTCTTACCGTGGAAACCGCCTTCAGTGTTCTGGCAATTGCGAAACAACTCAAAGCGCAAGGCAAAGATGTTGTGGAACTGGAAGTGGGAGACAGCCCCTTTGACAGTACCGCTTCCGCGAAGGCTACCGGAATTGAAGCCATTCAAAATAACCAGTCGCACTATTGTGCCTCTCCGGGGATTCCCGAGTTCCGTCAGGCGGCTGCCGATTTCGTCTCCCGTGAGTTCCAGGTTGATGCCAAGCCGGAAAATATTGTTGTCGGACCTGGTGCCAAGGTCTTCGAGCAGTTCTTCTGTGAAGCTTTTCTGAACCCCGGGGACGGCGTACTCGTTTTCAGTCCCTACTTCCCGACCTATCTGCCAAACATTGAACGCCGCGGCGCGCGGATGGTGCTTTC is a window from the Gimesia benthica genome containing:
- a CDS encoding methylated-DNA--[protein]-cysteine S-methyltransferase, whose amino-acid sequence is MGQRTVADPQGVRSSEQKTSVGQSSLLKCSLFTTETGWCGLLGRDNTVTRLWMGHHSRADAQESLQKFCEHNPELKEEQIEEADWFPELRERLQDYFQGARVDFQDIVLNLPQLTAFQARVVQALQQVGYGELITYGELASKAGSPRAARAVGTVMAGNRIPVLIPCHRVVAAGGKLGGFSAPQGTSLKAHLLQLESRGFTE